One segment of Chthonomonadales bacterium DNA contains the following:
- a CDS encoding HEAT repeat domain-containing protein gives MTGTPPPAETPPEPAAAARSSRTPWLLTAAVVLVALAAAVRYHIAEDEREPALRGNHEEAPAALQEVLDRTPPGEWTPLLARYALDPSPGLRYAAVDALGRQKGSAAAAALEAAFADNASIVRQRAVEVLPEVDQERGLLLLLTALRDEDTWIREAAATQLAMRAGRGRKVVDRRAVPALIRALDDPDIVVPTMAMSALRELTGNPWRSRRADPPARRRAALNRWRAWWAGEAPKWRVSERYSNRSPVRPQRVDSAPDVAFRDVRGQIVEARDRGGALLLLNFWGTWCGPCVAETADLARLSREYGAMGVEIVGVAVAESRRPAELIAWCQQRGLNYRQALATRRLLKAFGDIHDVPVSVLIDGRGGVRYRWEGEREYAVFRAALDRLLAEPAA, from the coding sequence ATGACCGGGACCCCTCCGCCCGCCGAGACCCCTCCCGAACCGGCGGCCGCTGCTCGATCGTCTCGGACGCCCTGGCTGCTGACGGCCGCCGTCGTCCTCGTCGCGCTCGCCGCCGCGGTCCGCTACCACATAGCGGAGGACGAAAGAGAGCCGGCGCTGCGCGGCAACCACGAGGAGGCGCCGGCCGCCCTCCAGGAGGTGCTGGATCGCACGCCGCCCGGCGAGTGGACGCCGCTGCTGGCGCGCTACGCGCTTGATCCCAGCCCGGGACTGCGCTACGCCGCGGTCGACGCGCTCGGCCGTCAGAAGGGGTCGGCGGCGGCCGCGGCCCTGGAGGCGGCCTTCGCCGACAACGCCTCGATCGTACGGCAGCGCGCCGTCGAGGTGCTGCCGGAGGTCGACCAGGAGCGCGGTCTGCTGCTGCTTCTGACCGCCCTGCGCGACGAGGACACCTGGATCCGCGAGGCCGCCGCGACCCAGCTCGCGATGCGAGCCGGCCGAGGCCGCAAGGTCGTCGACCGCCGGGCCGTGCCCGCGCTGATCCGCGCGCTGGATGACCCGGACATCGTGGTGCCTACGATGGCGATGTCGGCGCTGCGCGAACTGACCGGCAACCCCTGGCGGTCGCGCCGGGCCGACCCGCCCGCCAGGCGACGCGCCGCGCTCAACCGCTGGCGCGCCTGGTGGGCGGGCGAGGCGCCGAAGTGGCGCGTGTCCGAGCGCTATTCCAACCGGTCGCCGGTGCGGCCCCAGCGCGTCGACTCCGCGCCCGACGTCGCGTTCCGGGATGTGCGCGGGCAGATCGTCGAGGCGCGCGATCGCGGTGGCGCGCTGCTACTGCTCAACTTCTGGGGGACCTGGTGCGGCCCGTGCGTGGCGGAGACGGCGGACCTGGCGCGACTGAGCCGTGAGTACGGCGCGATGGGAGTGGAGATCGTGGGCGTCGCCGTCGCGGAGAGCCGGCGGCCGGCGGAGCTCATCGCATGGTGCCAGCAGCGCGGGCTGAACTATCGGCAAGCTCTTGCCACGAGGCGCCTGCTGAAGGCGTTCGGCGACATCCACGA